ACGGCATACCGTGGCCAAGGTTTCCGTTGGTCAGCAGCCAAAAAAGCTCGCCGTCGCTCGCATGCTGTACTCGTGTGGTCCGAAGGCTGGGGCGCTTGCCTTGCCCGCTCGCATCGGCCGCATGGCAGGACGCACAGTTCCGCTTGTACAAAAGTGCTCCGGCAGCGGCAGCATTTTCATCCAGGGCGTAAGGGTTTATTCGTGCACGGTCCTGGTCGGGGACCCGCTTCAACCAGACACCATCGGAGGCTGCGAATACAAGCGGTGCTGAGAAGGATATGGCGATTGCCACAATAATGGCGCGCATCAGCGACCTCCTTTGAAGTAGCGGGAGAGCTGGCCGATCTCGTAAGCCACTCCGAATCGGTAGATCCGCGCGACGCTGTGGTCGTTCAACCCGAAATTCGGCGAAGCCGTAATCCTGGGACCTCCGGGGATATTCCAGTTGAACGTTGGTCCGAAGTAGTGCGACGTCTGATGCAGACCAAACGAATCTTTGTCGCCGAGCCCGCCGTACATCTCAGCTCCGGCTGCGAAGTTCTGCAGAGCGAATGCGTTCGATCTAACACCGCCAGCCAACCGCAGGGGGCGGCTTGCTCCCAGAGTGTAGCCAAACTCCCACGGAGCATGGCGGAGGTCCTTTTCAGCGATGATGTTCTCCGAGAAATTCCAGCCCTTCCAGTTACTGGAGAGGATGAGCTTGAGCTCAGCCTCGCGCTTCTTCTCGGCACGCGCCTCACTGTTGCTGCCGGTCAAGTCATCGTTGCCGTCGTGTCCAACGACTTCGAGCAAACTCTTGTTCGCACCATTGATGTCCTCGAACTCGAAGTAGAGGACTGGATTGACCCAATGCTCTCGCAGCAGGGGG
The Edaphobacter bradus genome window above contains:
- a CDS encoding c-type cytochrome; translated protein: MRAIIVAIAISFSAPLVFAASDGVWLKRVPDQDRARINPYALDENAAAAGALLYKRNCASCHAADASGQGKRPSLRTTRVQHASDGELFWLLTNGNLGHGMPSWSRLPEDQRWQLTRYLHSLPLEETK